Within the bacterium genome, the region CGCCGCCGCGTCGTCGCCGCCGGCGACCGGGGCCGAGCCGCGCCTGTAGCGCTCGCGCCAGGTGGCGTCCCAGACCGTCTCTTGCCCGAGCAGCTCGAGCATGCCCATGCGCGAGGCCGCGAGGTGGCCCGCCACCCAGTTGAGGCAGTTGCCCGCCGGTGCGGGCTGGACCAGGCTGTCCTGGTGCGTGACGCCCGCGAGGGTCTTGTTGAAGACCCAGGCCGTGTAGTTGAACTGGATGGCCAGGGTCTGGGCCAGATCGCGCGGTGATGGCATGAAGTGCTCCTCCGGGGTCGCTGGGGTTCGTGGCATGGGACCTGGTAACTTCCCAATAACGCCGAGAATACGCGTAACCACCACGTTGATTCGACGTAGGGGTATCCGTCTGTTCCCCCACACATGAAAGGCGCGGACCTTGAAATCCCGCAACCACGTGGTGATCCTGCTGCTGTCCATGTCCCTGATCGCGCTGGAACTGGCGTGGACGCGGATCTTCTCCGCCGAGTTCTTCTATACCTTCGCGTTCCTGGTGCTGTCGCTGGCGGTGATGGGGTTGGGCTTCGGCGCACTGACTGTCCGGCTGGCGCCGGTCCTGGCGGAGCCGCGCCGCCTGGACTGCTTGCTGATCGCCACCGCGATCGCGGCCCTGGCCGCCCCCGTGCTGGTCTTCGAGCTCTCGCCCGACTTCACCCGCGCCTTCGCCGGCGGGGCGCCGTTGCGGGAGCTGGTCGCGGTGATCCTGCTGGTCAACCTGCCGTTCTTCGCCGGCGGCATGGCGCTGGCTAACATACTGCGCGGCGATCCCGACCGTGTGGCCGGACTCTACGCCGCGGATCTGTTCGGCGCGGGGATCGGCGTGCTGGGCATCGTGGCGCTGATGAACGCCGTCGGCACGCCGGCGGCGGTCTTCTGGCTGCCGGTACCGCTGCTGCTGGCGGCGCTGCTGACCGGCGGCCGCGTCAGCCGGGCCTGCGCCGTGGCG harbors:
- a CDS encoding DinB family protein translates to MPSPRDLAQTLAIQFNYTAWVFNKTLAGVTHQDSLVQPAPAGNCLNWVAGHLAASRMGMLELLGQETVWDATWRERYRRGSAPVAGGDDAAAFDGIVRAFNASQGGIVAGLPALTEDRLDEPAPFSPGNDETETVGSLLAGLAFHESYHCGQLGLLRRLLGKDGVIK